From the genome of Xiphophorus couchianus chromosome 6, X_couchianus-1.0, whole genome shotgun sequence, one region includes:
- the LOC114146708 gene encoding protein lifeguard 3, whose amino-acid sequence MSRSDYPPGYDNSHGPMYPPQGGGYPPPPSYGFPSYGGPQPGQPFAPYPSGPNAPLFPGQPTGYPAAPYPGQPQPAGPPGSGYPAPPPMPPVMPPTIPSGVLSSDEEFAASGSNWDDMSIRHAFIRKVYMILASQLLVTTAIVAIFTFVSPVRDFVRKNQAVYWASYAVYFITHIVLVCCKGPRRKFPWNVILLLIFTLALSYMTGTISSYYNTKAVFLALGITAVVCIAVTVFCFQTKVDFTKCQGLFCVLGIVMFVTGIITAIVLSFKYIYWLHMLYAAIGAIVFTLFLAYHTQLLIGNRKYSISPEEYVFAALSLYVDIVQIFLFLLQIIGSFTK is encoded by the exons ATGTCCAGGTCAGACTACCCTCCAGGGTACGACAACTCCCATGGTCCGATGTACCCACCTCAGGGTGGGGGCTACCCGCCTCCACCTTCTTATGGCTTCCCCTCCTATGGCGGTCCTCAGCCGGGTCAGCCTTTCGCTCCCTATCCAAGCGGCCCAAATGCCCCTCTCTTCCCGGGCCAACCAACGGGGTATCCTGCCGCTCCGTACCCAGGACAGCCGCAACCTGCAGGACCTCCGGGATCGGGCTACCCCGCCCCACCACCAATGCCTCCAGTCATGCCCCCCACCATCCCATCAGGAGTTCTGAGCTCAG ACGAGGAGTTCGCGGCGAGCGGCAGCAACTGGGACGACATGAGCATTCGGCATGCCTTCATCAGAAAG GTTTACATGATCCTGGCCTCCCAGCTCCTCGTCACCACAGCCATCGTTGCCATATTCACCTTCGT TTCACCGGTCCGAGATTTTGTACGGAAAAACCAGGCTGTGTACTGGGCGTCATA cgcTGTGTATTTCATCACCCACATTGTGTTGGTTTGCTGTAAAGGCCCACG GAGGAAGTTCCCATGGAACGTCATTCTGCTGCTGATCTTT ACTCTCGCTCTGTCTTACATGACTGGAACCATCTCGAG TTACTACAACACAAAAGCTGTGTTTCTGGCTCTCGGGATCACTGCTGTTGTGTGCATCGCTGTCACAGTCTTCTGTTTCCAGacaaag GTGGATTTCACAAAGTGCCAGGGCCTCTTCTGCGTCCTCGGGATTGTTATGTTTGTGACCGGCATCATCACAGCCATCGTGCTTTCCTTCAAATAT ATTTATTGGCTTCACATGCTGTACGCGGCGATAGGCGCCATAGTGTTCACTCtg ttCCTGGCATATCACACTCAGCTCCTGataggaaacaggaagtactcCATCAGTCCGGAGGAGTACGTCTTCGCCGCGCTGTCCCTCTACGTCGACATCGTCCAGATCTTCCTGTTCCTGCTGCAGATTATCGGATCCTTCACCAAATGA